In Pikeienuella piscinae, the sequence TACGCGCTCTACCCGCATATGTCGGTCCGGCAGAACATGGCCTACGGGCTTAAGAACGTCGGCATGAAGAAGGCCGAGATCGCGGCGCGGATCGCCGATGCGTCGAGGACGCTCCAGCTCGACGAGTATCTGGACAGGAAGCCCCGGCAGCTTTCCGGCGGGCAGCGCCAGCGCGTCGCCATGGGCCGGGCGCTGGTGCGGGAGCCGAAGGCGTTCCTGCTGGACGAGCCGCTCTCCAATCTCGACGCCAAGCTTCGCGGCCACATGCGCGCGGAGCTGAAGGAATTGCACCAACGGCTTGGCGCGACATTCATTTATGTCACGCACGATCAGGTGGAGGCGATGAGCCTCGCGGACAGGATCGTGGTGATGAACGCCGGGCGGATCGAGCAGATCGGCCGCCCGCGCGAGATCTACGACGACCCGGCGACCCGCTTCGTCGCGGAGTTCATCGGCTCGCCGCAGATGAATTTCCTGCCAGGCGCGCTATTGGGCGAGAAGGCCGCCTTCCTGGGGATCAGGCCGGAGGCGC encodes:
- a CDS encoding ABC transporter ATP-binding protein, with amino-acid sequence MAGLSLSGVQKIYPGGVTAVHGADIEIEDGEFIVLVGPSGCGKSTILRMVAGLEATSAGEVRIDGEVVNGKEPGERDIAMVFQNYALYPHMSVRQNMAYGLKNVGMKKAEIAARIADASRTLQLDEYLDRKPRQLSGGQRQRVAMGRALVREPKAFLLDEPLSNLDAKLRGHMRAELKELHQRLGATFIYVTHDQVEAMSLADRIVVMNAGRIEQIGRPREIYDDPATRFVAEFIGSPQMNFLPGALLGEKAAFLGIRPEALLVGEGGGEISLTGRVRLVEDLGADRFVHVALTGGDVVAVARAPGGLVAEPGTEVTLNADRAAIARFDAEGYRVD